caggcaaagaaaacaaacgtAATGACAAACATCATTTTAATGATGCTAAGGATAGCAGTGCCTCGAGCCTTTCTACGGCGAACAGCTGTGGCATTTTCTTGACCTGGCGCTCTAGTTCGAAGAACTACCACAACTATTGTGTACGAGCAAAATATTGCTACCCAGGAAACAGCGTAGAAGATAACCAGAAGGCAAACATAGTAGACATCTCGCGAATTCTCATTACTAAACGCGTTACTTAAAACTGAACTGCAAATTTGTCTGCCTTTGTAAATCTTGGTACGTAAGGCAACAAGGTATGGAAGTCGGGCAATGATTGACAAAGCCCATGTCAGAAAGACACCGATCTTTGCAGCTTTGGCGGAGGATAGagttttcattggaaaaacGACGGCACGAAATGTATCTAAACTGGAGGCAAGAAGATTCAGGATGGACGCAAGAATCGCAACCCCGTGAACGAAAGGAACCAGCTTGCAGAGGACAAAACCCAAAGTACCATCGACGAACCAAGTCATTCCGAACAGGAACATGGGAATCAACCGTGGCATGTATACAGTTGTTATTACAAGGTTGGCTGCTGCCATGTTCACCACAAAGTAGGTAATAGTTTTGTGAGTTCTTCCATGCTTGAGAATTGCTTTCATTATCAAAACGTTGCCAGCCAGCGATACCAGTATGAGGGCGCTGTAAGCGAAAACTCGCCCAAGCTTTACCCTGACAGGGTCATCCAAGAAACAAGTTGATccttcttggcttttgttttttgcataaatggaaCTATTGCTTGCAGAGAAGTTCATTGCCTAAAGAAAGTCAGGAACGAGACGGTCTGTTAGTAAGAAACAAATGTCTTCATTGGTGAAATGATATGTGGTATCAGCCTTACACAAGGCTGTCCTGATTCATGAATCTCGTCCCCAGGGTGTGTTCGGCTGTCAACAGTCGAGAGGACTCTCGGGGCGAGCGTGCCACTCGGGGCCTCTACCATTTTAAGAAAACTTGTTTtggcaaaatttgttttttcttcacttCTTATCATGATTTCTTTGCTTGAGttcaaagtcagtttttccggctCACCCTTTAAGTTTCAAATGATCTTAGAATTGCAAAATATTCTACTGAACTTTCCATCCAATCATACACCAAGTACACACTAGATAAGAGCTCTCGAGGGACTGATTCAGACAGCTGGCCTGTCTGTCgttacaaaattaaacaatataTACAACTGGGCGGTCAACCATCCAAGTGGTAATATTGACTAACAGGACTTAATTTTACTCGAGTACCTAGCACAGCAAACTCGTGAATATTTACATATTCAAAAAGGTCGTGTTGTGTTCGGCTCGCCCAATGGAATAACATTGGTTCCCGTTTGTTCACCTTGCTGTACGTCTGGAGAAGTTAGACTGGTGTAGTGGTTACCCACTGCAATTGAGTGTGGGTCAAATTTCACTCGCTCTCGACCTGAGTCGAGGGTTTTCTGTCCAGGAACTTTGGTTTTTACCCTTATTACTAATCGACTTTCAGCTCCTGGGTGATATTAACATTGTAGGGGAACTAGTGTCCTGTCAAATTTATCACCTTCGTTGGTGCAAATAAACATTTGTGCGATGGTAGCTATTTTCATTCCACCTAGATAGCATTGTTCCGCTTTGGCAAACCCATGAGAGGGATTGTAAGAGCGATGTcgaaataattatttcaacattatagagaatgaaagattgacTTTAATATCTATGTCCCTTTTGCCTCGATCACAACCTGCCAGTTTGgctattgccggttttcactgtcaacGTCAAGAATCAAAGACATAAAAGAAAAGGTTCAGGTGTGTGCAATGtctcgtgcgggagatattcgaagaaatgttttacacaaatttataaggctttgaaTGGAGAcaccatgtttgtgtccctctgaggggcacaaatatggcggccggaagcccACAAAAACActgtcatcgagttttgctataaaagagcttgtagtcgtcttctgagggctcataaagaTCTAAATAACTACTTATTCttatacaaggactgttcagatttcAAAATATCAGCGGATTTAACCTACGTGAGAGCATTCTTAGCCTCCATTTAACATCGTGTCaagcaaaagcttagaaattcaaccttgccttATCACAAAACGAAAAACCTATCAAGCTGAAAATTAGTGAAAGAATAAGTCTAATaaataactaaactaaaatctgaaaaggattgataattacttatttcttttaatttttataacgtcatgtgaaaaccaagaatttcaCGTTGTCGTTTTTTGACGACAACAATACTGAAGGGAACAGCATGTACTAGAATGTCACATGCTGCTTGTGCAtctcactctttttttttttttttcatttatttaaccTGGTGTTTGGTAACATCGCCGTTCCGTTGCTGTCTTCGTTGTTAATATAAGGTCTCTATTTAATAACGTCCCAGAGTCGATGAAAGGGATCGAATTTCAATGTGAGACTGGGTGTTCGATTTGTACACGTTTTACCCTTCAGAGTTCGTCAGAGTAAGACAGGCTGGTTCGCACTTACAGTAATTGTAACCCAAGAAAAGTGAGGTAATAGCCTAAAATTCTAATTGATTTTCGGGGAATTGTATTATTTGATTTACTGTTTGTCTTATGCCGCGAGTGTAGTAAACTCGCATAAAGAATTATCATTACAAGTCTCCTCCTGTTCAACAGAGTTCCATCAACACCTCCTTACATGATGTAATTTAGTTCAAAACGGTTAAAATAATGGTTACTCTTTTTTGTAGCGATAGTAGATTTTGGTAATGTCTTGCCATTTTAAAGGATAAAGCAGGTATTTTTAACGAACCCTTGAGTTTGCGacgaaaaaaattattatagaGGATCGAAAAGCCATATTTTCAATGGCATTACAAAGGCAAATTTGTCATATCATCACGGCGCATAGCAGTAAACTTTAAGAATAAGACCACGAAAGTCTTTTTTTCAAGtgaaagctctttttttttacattggAACCCACCTAGCGTTGGCTTAATTCTTTTGTACGAATTAATTTCTTTCGATAGAGGATCGAAAAGCTATATTTTCAATGGCATTACAAAGGCAAATTTGTCATATCAGCACGGCGCATAGCAGTAAACTTTAACAATAAGACCACGAAAGTCTTTTTTTCAAGTGAAAGCtccttttttttacattgaCACCCACCTTGCGTTGGGTTAATTCTTTTGTACGAATTCTGACGAATCTATGACAATTGCTTGGAACCTCTCTTGCAGTTAAAAATTTTAATCCTCGTGTTCCGCCCGTTGATCGTGAGCGATGGTAAAGAGTGAAAAGTGAAAAAGCAAACGCAGGGACATCAAGTGAAACTGACCAAATTGGGTAAATGAGCGCAATGAACTCCTGCCACAAGCAATCATACCATGTAAATCATCAATGCAAATAAATGTCAATGCCTTTGTATATGCTGTGGAAgtcttctttcattttttttttttttgcaacagtAATTGGTTTCTACCCGAATTCACAATATTTACCTGTTTTCATCATTTAGCGGCTAATGATTCCCTCGGAATTTGCtcacaataatttttttcttcaatataaGCCTGCCCTTTAAAGAGAAACTGCGCCAGGCAGACAGTTTTTATACTGAGTGCCcgaaattaaagaaatattttataaagaaTCTTTGGAAATGATTCCGTTGGCACGAAAATCATTGACCTTGAAATTCAAACACCTGCTCTGTCTCAAACAGGAAACTCATTTGAAGCCTTTAAGTTAGGAACACAGCAAGCAAAGCGAGATTCATAATGAAGTGTTATAAAATTTTCTCTTTGCGTATCTATAAAGAATAAAGCAATAGCAAGAGTTTGTTCAAAACCTTCAAAATGAGCAAATTTGCGGCAACGTTCGAACCGATCAATAGCCTGGTAACCAGTTAAAAAATGATAATTGGAGACTGGATGTGGGCATTGGATGCTCATGTTGAATCAGATagatttgaaatgattttttcttcCTCTCTACTACTTGCAGAGAGTTGTTCTGTGAAAGCAGATGGTTCTGATGTCCCTTTGTCGCTCATTTTCCAGCCCACCTGTCGCCTATTTGGCTAGAGACAAATGTCGCTTTTTCGCTATGATACAAATGTTCCCTAAACGCGCTTTTAACTTTTCttcctgtaattttgtttaatttgtatcAATAATCATTGCCAAATTGTGtagagtgaaattagggaatatacAATTGTCGCTGTCGCTTTTTCGCTAGAATACAAATGTTCCCTAAACGCGCGTGTTTGGGTCCTGTAATATTATTTAATTTGTATcgataatcaaatggtgacgagtgaaactGGAGAATaaaaaggctcgggaaattatttgattttggacaaaacgcgcgtgaaattattccctaatttaaCTATTAATGTCATGGGTGGTAAtattacgttcataagacgcgCTACcattattttgaatttattaAAGCCGCAATGAAACGTAAAAtgtttttggtgaccaaacacaCCTTGTTTGATGATGTTTGATCGTATTTGGAAAATTTGAAATCCATAAAACATCCGATCAAACAGCATCAGACGTGTTTGATGTGCGGTGTGTGGTTCGTTTGACAGGCTtcatca
Above is a window of Montipora capricornis isolate CH-2021 chromosome 6, ASM3666992v2, whole genome shotgun sequence DNA encoding:
- the LOC138053506 gene encoding substance-P receptor-like; the encoded protein is MVEAPSGTLAPRVLSTVDSRTHPGDEIHESGQPCAMNFSASNSSIYAKNKSQEGSTCFLDDPVRVKLGRVFAYSALILVSLAGNVLIMKAILKHGRTHKTITYFVVNMAAANLVITTVYMPRLIPMFLFGMTWFVDGTLGFVLCKLVPFVHGVAILASILNLLASSLDTFRAVVFPMKTLSSAKAAKIGVFLTWALSIIARLPYLVALRTKIYKGRQICSSVLSNAFSNENSRDVYYVCLLVIFYAVSWVAIFCSYTIVVVVLRTRAPGQENATAVRRRKARGTAILSIIKMMFVITALSFWALKVLERRLKTHSAVAELGCSSSSFLTIAAQNGSASL